In Perognathus longimembris pacificus isolate PPM17 chromosome 3, ASM2315922v1, whole genome shotgun sequence, a single window of DNA contains:
- the Abhd13 gene encoding protein ABHD13 — translation MEKSWVLWNFLERWLIALASWSWALCRISLLPLIVTFHLHGGILLLLLIFISIAGILYKFQDVLLYFPEQPSSSRLYVPMPTGIPHENIFIRTKDGVRLNLILIRYTGDNSPYSPTIIYFHGNAGNVGHRLPNALLMLVNLKVNLLLVDYRGYGKSEGEASEEGLYLDSEAVLDYVMTRPDLDKTKVFLFGRSLGGAVAIHLASENSHRISAIMVENTFLSIPHMASTLFSFFPMRYLPLWCYKNKFLSYRKISQCRMPSLFISGLSDQLIPPVMMKQLYELSPSRTKRLAIFPEGTHNDTWQCQGYFPALEQFIKEVAKSHSPEEMTKTASNVTII, via the coding sequence ATGGAAAAGTCCTGGGTGTTGTGGAACTTCCTTGAAAGATGGCTAATAGCCTTGGCTTCCTGGTCTTGGGCTCTGTGCCGTATTTCTCTCTTACCTTTAATAGTGACTTTCCATCTGCATGGAGGCATTCTCTTGCTTTTGTTAATATTCATATCCATCGCAGGCATCCTGTATAAGTTCCAGGACGTGTTGCTCTACTTCCCAGAACAGCCATCCTCTTCGCGCCTTTACGTTCCCATGCCCACCGGCATTCCCCATGAGAACATTTTCATCAGAACCAAAGATGGAGTGCGTCTCAACCTGATTTTGATACGATACACTGGAGACAATTCACCCTATTCCCCGACTATCATTTACTTCCACGGGAACGCCGGCAACGTCGGGCACCGGTTACCAAACGCGTTGCTCATGTTGGTCAATCTCAAAGTCAACCTTCTGCTTGTCGATTACCGGGGCTATGGCAAAAGTGAAGGGGAAGCCAGCGAAGAAGGACTCTACTTGGACTCGGAAGCCGTGCTGGACTACGTGATGACGAGACCCGACCTTGACAAGACGAAAGTTTTCCTTTTCGGCCGTTCCCTCGGCGGGGCGGTGGCTATTCACCTGGCCTCTGAAAATTCACACAGGATCTCAGCCATCATGGTGGAGAACACCTTTCTAAGCATCCCACACATGGCCAGCACTTTGTTTTCATTCTTCCCCATGCGTTACCTTCCTCTATGGTGCTACAAAAATAAGTTTCTGTCCTACCGAAAAATCTCTCAGTGCAGAATGCCTTCGCTTTTCATCTCTGGACTCTCCGACCAGTTAATCCCCCCAGTGATGATGAAGCAGCTCTACGAGCTCTCCCCTTCTCGGACTAAGAGGCTGGCCATCTTCCCCGAGGGAACCCATAACGACACGTGGCAGTGCCAAGGCTACTTCCCCGCCCTGGAGCAGTTCATCAAAGAGGTGGCGAAGAGCCACTCCCCAGAAGAGATGACGAAAACGGCGTCCAACGTGACCATCATATAG